The Celeribacter marinus genome window below encodes:
- a CDS encoding heavy-metal-associated domain-containing protein, with protein MSVFSVPDMTCGHCSASILQALEAVDDGVDIEVDMENREIDVRSNATDAAVLKALQDAGYPAELRS; from the coding sequence ATGTCCGTGTTTTCAGTTCCCGATATGACGTGTGGCCATTGCAGCGCCTCCATCTTGCAGGCCCTCGAAGCTGTTGATGATGGCGTCGATATCGAGGTCGATATGGAGAACCGTGAAATTGATGTGCGCTCCAACGCCACAGACGCGGCTGTTCTGAAAGCCCTACAAGACGCCGGATACCCCGCCGAACTGCGTTCCTGA
- a CDS encoding 2-dehydro-3-deoxygalactonokinase — MIKADWIAVDWGTTALRAWAMSTSGTLLAEAHSENGMGSLDPDAFEPALLDLISDWLPAGKTRVIACGMVGARQGWIEADYARTPCAPTASILTHAPTTDPRLDVRILPGVCQMSPADVMRGEETQIAGFQALNPDFDGVVVLPGSHTKWVHMSAREIVSFQTVMTGEMFAALSNHTVLRHSVTCDDWDASAFDNAVDESLSRPEKLAAKLFSLRAEGLLNGMTNATAKSRLSGLLIGAEIAACKPYWLGQPVALIGDKKLCALYARALKPQGVDAVMTDATTMTLAGLKAAHATLTE, encoded by the coding sequence ATGATCAAAGCCGACTGGATCGCTGTCGATTGGGGCACAACCGCCCTGCGCGCTTGGGCCATGAGCACAAGTGGCACTCTTCTGGCTGAGGCGCATTCCGAAAACGGGATGGGATCGCTTGATCCAGACGCATTTGAACCTGCACTTCTTGACCTCATCTCGGATTGGCTCCCTGCGGGCAAAACCCGCGTGATTGCATGTGGTATGGTTGGCGCGCGCCAAGGTTGGATTGAGGCTGATTACGCCCGCACACCCTGCGCCCCCACCGCCAGCATACTCACACACGCGCCGACCACCGATCCGCGCCTTGATGTGCGTATCCTTCCGGGGGTTTGCCAAATGTCACCCGCCGATGTGATGCGCGGCGAGGAAACCCAAATCGCTGGATTCCAAGCCCTCAATCCCGACTTTGACGGCGTAGTCGTCCTGCCCGGGAGCCACACCAAATGGGTCCATATGAGCGCGCGCGAAATCGTATCGTTCCAAACCGTGATGACAGGGGAAATGTTCGCGGCCCTGTCCAATCACACCGTATTGCGCCACTCTGTGACCTGCGATGACTGGGATGCGTCCGCCTTTGACAACGCGGTCGACGAGAGCCTGTCACGCCCTGAAAAGCTTGCCGCCAAACTGTTTTCGCTGCGCGCCGAGGGCTTGCTCAATGGCATGACCAACGCCACCGCCAAATCCCGCTTGTCCGGCCTCTTGATCGGCGCTGAAATTGCCGCGTGCAAACCGTACTGGCTCGGCCAACCTGTGGCGCTGATCGGCGACAAAAAACTGTGTGCGCTGTATGCGCGCGCTCTGAAACCCCAAGGCGTCGATGCCGTTATGACCGATGCCACGACGATGACCCTCGCAGGGCTCAAAGCCGCCCACGCCACACTGACGGAGTAA
- a CDS encoding 2-dehydro-3-deoxy-6-phosphogalactonate aldolase → MSRPIIAILRGLTPPEAVEIAGALIDAGIDRIEVPLNSPDPFASIKAMVDAYGDRALIGAGTVLTLSDVAQVKAAGGKLIVSPDANPDIIAATKAHGMQSFPGVLTPTEMFSALRAGADGLKIFPAFKLGIEGLKAVKAVLPADTDVYAVGGVDPDDFADWIAAGAAGFGMGSALYKPGFTADEVASRARAMVAAYDEAVK, encoded by the coding sequence ATGAGCCGACCTATTATTGCCATTCTGCGCGGCCTGACCCCACCCGAGGCGGTCGAAATCGCCGGCGCCCTCATCGACGCGGGCATCGACCGTATCGAGGTGCCGCTGAACTCCCCCGACCCTTTTGCGTCTATCAAAGCAATGGTCGATGCCTACGGTGATCGCGCCCTGATCGGTGCAGGCACCGTGTTGACCCTGTCGGACGTGGCCCAAGTCAAAGCGGCAGGGGGCAAACTCATTGTCTCACCCGATGCCAACCCCGACATTATCGCGGCCACCAAAGCCCACGGCATGCAATCGTTTCCCGGCGTCCTGACCCCCACCGAAATGTTCAGCGCTCTGCGCGCTGGTGCAGATGGGCTCAAAATCTTTCCCGCGTTCAAGCTGGGCATCGAGGGACTAAAAGCCGTAAAAGCCGTGCTGCCCGCCGACACCGATGTGTACGCCGTAGGCGGTGTCGACCCTGACGATTTCGCCGACTGGATTGCCGCCGGTGCCGCAGGCTTTGGCATGGGGTCCGCACTTTATAAACCTGGGTTTACCGCCGACGAGGTCGCATCACGCGCCCGCGCCATGGTAGCCGCCTATGATGAGGCCGTGAAATGA
- a CDS encoding SMP-30/gluconolactonase/LRE family protein, which produces MSYYIYDETRCELGEGPLWHPIRNQLFWFDIMGMRLHTRVNDETVTWQFDEYVSAAGWVDENTLLMASETSLSTFDIATGETSFVCALEADNPDTRSNDGRADPQGGFWIGTMGKASQEKAGSIYRYYRGTLRKLFGDITITNSICFSPDGTTAYFCDTRTDQIMRVALNDDGWPHGKPEVFIANANHPDGSVVDADGNLWNAQWGSYRVCGYAPTGEVLRYIDVGGLQSSCPAFGGADGTTMFVTSAQQNLTDDDRAKSDEHGAVFAIDNVAKGQKEHQVFL; this is translated from the coding sequence ATGAGCTATTACATTTATGATGAAACCCGTTGCGAGCTTGGTGAGGGGCCACTGTGGCACCCTATCCGCAATCAACTGTTTTGGTTCGACATCATGGGCATGCGTCTGCACACCCGCGTGAATGACGAAACGGTCACATGGCAATTCGACGAATATGTCTCTGCGGCGGGCTGGGTCGACGAGAACACGCTCCTGATGGCCTCCGAAACATCGCTGTCGACCTTTGACATAGCGACGGGCGAAACCTCCTTTGTGTGTGCGCTTGAGGCCGACAATCCAGACACACGGTCCAACGATGGCCGCGCCGACCCCCAAGGCGGGTTCTGGATTGGCACGATGGGCAAAGCCTCACAGGAGAAAGCGGGGTCGATCTACCGCTACTACCGTGGCACTCTGCGCAAGCTGTTTGGCGACATCACGATCACCAACTCCATCTGCTTTTCTCCGGATGGGACAACCGCCTATTTTTGCGATACGCGCACCGATCAAATCATGCGGGTAGCACTCAATGATGACGGATGGCCGCACGGCAAACCCGAGGTATTTATCGCAAACGCCAACCACCCAGACGGATCCGTTGTTGATGCGGACGGCAACCTGTGGAACGCACAATGGGGATCATACCGCGTGTGCGGTTACGCCCCAACGGGTGAGGTTCTGCGCTATATCGACGTGGGCGGACTGCAATCGTCATGCCCTGCGTTTGGCGGCGCAGATGGCACCACGATGTTCGTGACATCCGCACAGCAAAACCTCACCGATGACGACCGCGCCAAAAGCGATGAACACGGTGCGGTTTTTGCCATCGACAACGTGGCAAAGGGCCAAAAAGAACATCAGGTCTTTCTATGA
- a CDS encoding aldose epimerase family protein, producing MRRPFGTTPDGRAVEAVSLHAGDLSVTLLTLGAAIHDVRLKGVPYPLTLGATDIAAYAGPMTYFGALVGPVANRIAGASAPLNGDLLSFEANEGTTCLHGGPHGMHTEVWQIESATDNAVTMTLELPDGTGGFTGNRTVKARFSLDAPAHLRLVIEAETDKDTYINIANHSYWSLDGTPTITGHILTIPADRYTPVDRALIPTGVADVHGTDFDFRSGRAVGDGTPRIDHNLCLSDAPRDTLQHACTLTGQSGVTLRIDTTEPGLQVYDAGKQSSAPCIGLTGKPYGAFCGMALEPQRWPDGPNQTGFPTCRLNAGDVYRQETVWSFSKA from the coding sequence ATGAGACGCCCCTTTGGCACAACGCCGGATGGGCGCGCTGTTGAGGCGGTATCGCTACACGCGGGCGATCTAAGCGTCACCCTTTTGACCCTTGGCGCAGCGATCCATGATGTGCGCCTCAAAGGGGTGCCATACCCGCTTACGTTGGGGGCCACGGACATTGCAGCCTACGCAGGACCGATGACCTATTTCGGCGCGCTCGTAGGCCCCGTCGCCAACCGCATTGCAGGGGCGTCCGCACCGCTCAATGGCGATCTTCTCAGCTTTGAGGCCAATGAAGGCACCACATGTCTGCATGGCGGACCTCATGGGATGCACACAGAAGTGTGGCAGATCGAAAGCGCGACAGATAACGCTGTGACGATGACGCTCGAGCTGCCCGATGGCACAGGCGGGTTTACCGGAAATCGCACTGTAAAAGCACGCTTTTCATTGGATGCCCCCGCACACCTGCGTTTGGTGATCGAGGCCGAAACAGACAAAGACACCTATATCAATATCGCCAACCATTCCTATTGGTCCCTCGATGGCACACCCACAATTACGGGGCATATATTGACCATCCCCGCAGACCGCTACACACCCGTTGATCGCGCCCTCATCCCCACGGGCGTAGCAGACGTGCACGGCACAGACTTTGACTTTCGTTCTGGCCGCGCGGTGGGCGACGGAACACCGCGCATCGACCACAACCTGTGCCTGTCCGATGCACCACGCGACACCCTACAGCACGCGTGCACACTCACGGGGCAAAGCGGTGTCACACTGCGGATCGACACCACCGAGCCGGGCTTGCAAGTCTATGACGCGGGGAAGCAATCCTCGGCGCCCTGTATCGGGCTGACCGGAAAACCCTACGGCGCGTTTTGCGGCATGGCTTTGGAGCCGCAACGCTGGCCAGACGGGCCGAACCAAACGGGGTTCCCCACCTGTCGGTTGAACGCGGGCGATGTCTACCGCCAAGAAACCGTCTGGAGCTTTTCCAAAGCGTGA